A region from the Malus domestica chromosome 07, GDT2T_hap1 genome encodes:
- the LOC103415193 gene encoding tryptophan--tRNA ligase, cytoplasmic-like, with the protein MVQKFFKINLKQRTCVYTQINRYAFSGGQDSVEKHRELGANLEVDISFKYLIFCLDYDDKLEEIRKEYGSGCMLTGEVKQLLVEVLTEW; encoded by the exons ATGGTCCAAAAATTCTTCAAGATTAACCTAAAACAAAGAACTTGTGTGTATACGCAGATCAACAGGTATGCATTTTCTGGTGGACAAGATTCAGTAGAGAAACATAGAGAGCTTGGAGCAAATCTTGAG GTAGATATTTCATTCAAATATCTAATCTTTTGCCTAGACTACGATGATAAACTCGAAGAGATACGGAAG GAGTATGGTTCCGGGTGCATGCTAACAGGTGAAGTGAAGCAACTGCTTGTTGAAGTTTTGACAGAATGGTAG
- the LOC103455106 gene encoding eukaryotic translation initiation factor 3 subunit F-like, whose protein sequence is MAAIEHTVLQFSTSPSLSLSAKVHPLVIFNICDCYVRRPDQSERVIGTLLGSVLPDGTVDIRNSYAVPHVSAEQVALDIEYHHNMLISHQKVNPKEVIVGWYSTGLGVTGGSALFHEFYSREAPNPVHLTVDTGFVNGEGTIKAYVSVNLSLGDHQLAAQFQEIPLDRRMVEAERVGYDILKTPMVDKLPTDLEGMEASMERLLALIDDVYKYVDNVVEGRAEQDNTIGRFLFDTIASLPKLSPSAFDKLINDSLQDNLLLLYLSSITRTQLTLAEKLNTAAQVL, encoded by the exons ATGGCGGCGATCGAGCACACTGTGCTGCAGTTCTCCACGTCTCCGTCGTTGAGCTTGTCGGCGAAGGTTCATCCTCTCGTCATATTCAACATCTGCGATTGCTACGTTAGGCGTCCCGACCAGTCCGAGCGCGTCATCGGCACGCTCCTCGGCTCCGTCCTGCCTGATGGCACTGTCGACATCAGAAACTCCTACGCTGTTCCTCATGTGAGCGCCGAGCAG GTAGCTCTAGATATTGAGTACCATCACAATATGTTGATATCCCACCAGAAGGTGAATCCGAAGGAAGTCATTGTTGGATG GTATTCAACTGGTCTTGGAGTTACTGGTGGTAGCGCATTGTTCCATGAATTCTATTCTAGAGAAGCTCCCAACCCAGTTCATTTGACTGTTGATACTGGATTCGTTAATGGAGAGGGTACCATAAAAGCTTATGTTTCGGTGAATTTGTCTCTTGGAGATCATCAACTTGCAGCTCAGTTTCAAGAAATTCCTCTTGATCGTCGCATGGTTGAAGCTGAGCGAGTTGGAT ATGATATTTTAAAGACCCCAATGGTTGACAAACTCCCAACTGATCTGGAAGGAATGGAAGCCTCAATGGAGCGACTTCTAGCTTTAATTGATGATGTTTACAAATATGTTGACAATGTTGTG GAAGGCCGTGCTGAACAAGATAACACAATAGGGAGATTTCTTTTTGATACAATTGCATCTCTTCCTAAACTGTCTCCCTCAGCTTTTGATAAGCTTATCAATGACAGCCTACAG GACAACTTGCTCTTACTGTATTTGTCAAGCATAACAAGGACACAGCTCACCCTAGCCGAAAAATTGAACACGGCTGCTCAGGTTCTGTAA
- the LOC103455107 gene encoding probable aquaporin PIP1-4 isoform X1, whose amino-acid sequence MEGKEEDVKLGANKFSERQPIGTSAQTQDEGKDYKEPPPAPLFEPGELTSWSFYRAGIAEFIATFLFLYITILTVMGVVKSKSKCTTVGIQGIAWAFGGTIFALVYSTAGISGGHINPAVTFGLFLARKLSLTRALFYIVMQTLGAIAGAAVVKGFEKSSTFEMLGGGANSVAHGYTKGQGLGAEIIGTFVLVYTVFSATDAKRSARDSHVPILAPLPIGFAVFLVHLATIPVTGTGINPARSLGAAIIYNKRHAWDDHWIFWVGPFIGAALAALYHVVVIRAIPFKSK is encoded by the exons ATGGAAGGCAAGGAAGAGGATGTTAAGCTGGGAGCGAACAAGTTCTCGGAGAGGCAGCCGATCGGGACGTCGGCTCAGACCCAGGATGAAGGGAAAGACTACAAAGAGCCACCGCCGGCTCCACTGTTCGAGCCCGGTGAGCTGACGTCATGGTCGTTCTACAGGGCCGGGATCGCCGAGTTCATCGCCACTTTCCTGTTTCTCTACATCACAATCTTGACGGTGATGGGCGTCGTCAAGTCCAAGTCGAAGTGCACGACGGTCGGGATTCAGGGCATCGCTTGGGCTTTTGGCGGGACCATCTTCGCCCTCGTCTACAGCACCGCCGGCATCTCCG GTGGTCACATAAACCCGGCGGTGACTTTCGGGCTGTTTTTGGCCAGGAAGCTGTCGCTGACCAGGGCGTTGTTCTACATAGTTATGCAGACCCTCGGAGCTATCGCCGGTGCCGCCGTCGTGAAGGGCTTCGAGAAGAGCTCCACTTTCGAGATGCTGGGCGGTGGTGCCAACTCTGTTGCCCATGGTTACACCAAGGGTCAAGGACTTGGTGCTGAGATCATCGGCACCTTTGTCCTCGTCTACACCGTTTTCTCCGCCACCGACGCTAAGCGTAGCGCCAGAGACTCCCACGTTCCG ATTTTGGCTCCGTTGCCAATTGGGTTCGCCGTGTTCTTGGTGCACTTGGCCACCATCCCCGTCACCGGAACTGGCATCAACCCAGCCAGGAGTCTCGGCGCTGCCATCATCTACAACAAGCGGCATGCCTGGGATGACCAC TGGATATTCTGGGTTGGACCGTTCATTGGGGCAGCACTTGCAGCTTTGTACCACGTGGTTGTGATCAGGGCCATCCCTTTCAAGTCCAAGTGA
- the LOC103455108 gene encoding glycosylinositol phosphorylceramide mannosyl transferase 1, producing MRGSVWNRRTVQRLRQLLISTVGSVKVKLLLCCCIGFTLIVLASRASDFMGWTSHTAVLERSSDSRKGYSIVMNTWKRYDLLKQSISHYSRCPRLDSIHIVWSEPSPPSDSLTKFLDHIVHLNTRDGRQVELKYDINKEDSLNNRFKEIKVLRTDAVFSIDDDVIFPCSSVEFAFDVWQSASDTMVGFVPRMHWVDPKGDKNHYIYGGWWSVWWTGTYSMVLSKAAFFHKKYLSLYTNEMPASIKEFITKNRNCEDIAMSFLVANVTNAPPIWVKGKIFEIGSTGISTLGGHTEKRTNCVDRFVAEFGRMPLVPTSVKAVDSRNIWFW from the exons ATGAGAGGGAGCGTGTGGAACCGTAGGACGGTACAGAGGCTGCGGCAGCTGCTGATCTCGACCGTTGGATCGGTGAAGGTCAAGCTTCTGCTGTGCTGTTGCATCGGATTCACGCTCATCGTGCTCGCCAGTCGAGCTTCGGATTTTATGGGATGGACGAGTCACACTGCGGTTCTGGAACGGTCCTCGGATTCACG GAAAGGATATTCTATTGTAATGAACACATGGAAGAGATATGATCTTCTGAAGCAGTCTATTTCTCACTATTCTCGATGCCCTCGGCTTGATTCAATACATATTGTGTGGAGTGAGCCAAGTCCTCCGTCCGATTCTCTGACAAAATTTCTGGATCACATTGTACATCTGAACACGAGAGATGGGCGACAAGTTGAATTGAAATATGATATCAACAAGGAGGACAGTTTGAATAACAGATTTAAAGAAATTAAGGTTTTGAGAACAGATGCTGTTTTTTCAATTGACGATGATGTTATATTCCCTTGTTCTTCAGTAGAATTTGCTTTTGATGTTTGGCAAAGTGCATCGGATACAATGGTTGGATTTGTGCCTCGGATGCACTGGGTTGATCCG AAAGGTGATAAGAATCACTACATATATGGTGGATGGTGGTCAGTTTGGTGGACGGGTACATACAGTATGGTACTGTCTAAGGCAGCCTTTTTCCACAAAAAGTACCTGAGTTTATACACAAACGAAATGCCAGCTTCAATCAAAGAATTTATTACCAAGAACAG GAATTGTGAAGACATTGCAATGTCCTTTCTTGTAGCAAATGTAACTAATGCTCCCCCTATATGGGTGAAAG GTAAAATATTCGAGATTGGTTCAACTGGTATCAGTACCTTAGGAGGTCATACTGAAAAAAGAACCAACTGTGTCGATAGATTTGTTGCCGAGTTTGGACGAATGCCACTGGTACCCACATCTGTGAAGGCTGTTGACAGTCGAAACATCTGGTTTTGGTGA
- the LOC103455109 gene encoding uncharacterized protein, with the protein MGSRIVPCSKSWQSSLQISAPISSSFSKGLSFSVSFPSVTKPSGRSNGALGCGFVRWLNSSGSGNSKRQRTSNQVCRAKFDDFSYEELSNQIEELAQRFNLSEDDDENVEEPAFLASKTSKISPISTYPEGQNSKGSGFSMQFSSLKLNALEPSLLGIHPEPPDWPERSEIVRATMERKANSLEFPVSLRLIKKKQRQQREEGPKREAGEFTFCSLNKAFSSMVFIIRELHSHALSIRESLYSEDLQEVIAKVQKREMNMSFVWLFQQVFSGSPTLMVYVMILLANFSVYSMNCNAVVAPPLPVLIETLTETETEEQPYSKPDYVSDDDSTRVVKKTSNEGDFRDNASTETSFRHAIVDIEKMYGISLFNGEEFTAEEEVKLWNSVMEEASRMQSEARDEALDHETVQKFVSPITVNVEPDYHEHYFRTDLLYQMGLAQDPHNALLLSNYAHFLHVVARDHDRAEECFRRAVQGEKPDAEALSRYADFLWLVRKDMWGAEERYQQAMAEEPDNPFYASKYANFLWSTGAEDTCFPLSTSYDNYNKVL; encoded by the exons ATGGGTTCCAGAATCGTCCCTTGTTCTAAGAGCTGGCAGAGCTCGCTTCAGATTTCGGCACCAATTTCTTCTTCGTTTTCGAAAGGGTTGTCGTTTTCGGTTTCTTTTCCTTCTGTGACGAAACCCAGTGGAAGAAGCAATGGAGCTCTAGGTTGCGGGTTCGTTCGTTGGCTGAATTCTTCCGGGTCGGGGAATTCGAAACGTCAACGCACTTCGAACCAAGTTTGCAGAGCGAAGTTCGATGATTTTTCGTACGAAGAATTGTCGAACCAGATTGAGGAATTGGCGCAAAGGTTCAATCTTTCCGAGGACGATGACGAGAACGTTGAGGAACCGGCTTTCTTGGCGTCGAAAACTTCAAAAATCTCTCCGATTTCGACGTACCCAGAAGGCCAAAACAGCAAAGGCAGCGGCTTTTCTATGCAGTTTTCAAGCTTGAAGCTCAATGCATTGGAACCCTCTCTGCTGGGGATTCATCCGGAGCCGCCGGACTGGCCGGAGAGAAGCGAAATAGTCAGGGCCACCATGGAAAGAAAGGCCAACAGCCTCGAGTTTCCAGTGTCCCTCCGGCTAATCAAGAAGAAGCAGCGGCAGCAACGGGAGGAGGGTCCCAAAAGAGAAGCAGGAGAATTTACTTTTTGCTCCCTCAACAAGGCATTCTCTTCCATGGTGTTCATAATCCGTGAGCTCCATAGCCACGCCTTGAGTATAAGGGAAAGTTTGTACTCTGAAGATCTGCAGGAGGTTATAGCCAAGGTGCAGAAGCGAGAGATGAACATGTCGTTTGTGTGGTTGTTTCAGCAGGTGTTTTCGGGGTCCCCGACTTTGATGGTTTATGTGATGATCTTGCTGGCGAATTTCAGCGTGTATTCGATGAATTGCAATGCTGTCGTTGCACCACCTCTGCCTGTATTGATTGAGACTTTGACCGAGACTGAGACAGAGGAACAACCCTACTCAAAACCCGATTATGTTTCCGATGACGATTCTACTAGGGTTGTGAAGAAGACCTCGAATGAGGGCGATTTTCGTGACAATGCGAGCACAGAAACTTCATTCAGGCATGCCATTGTTGATATCGAGAAGATGTATGGCATTTCCTTGTTCAATGGGGAGGAGTTCACGGCAGAGGAGGAGGTGAAGTTATGGAACTCTGTCATGGAGGAAGCTTCAAGAATGCAATCAGAAGCGAGGGATGAGGCTCTTGATCACGAAACCGTGCAGAAATTTGTGTCACCGATAACTGTGAATGTCGAACCGGATTATCATGAGCACTACTTTAGAACTGATCTTTTGTACCAGATGGGTTTAGCTCAGGATCCTCATAATGCGCTTCTGCTCTCAAACTATGCACATTTCCTCCATGTCGTGGCTCGCGATCACGATAG GGCCGAGGAGTGCTTCAGGCGCGCAGTGCAAGGGGAGAAACCAGACGCTGAGGCCTTGAGCCGGTACGCAGACTTCTTGTGGTTAGTAAGGAAAGATATGTGGGGCGCAGAAGAGAGGTACCAGCAAGCAATGGCAGAGGAGCCCGACAATCCCTTTTACGCCTCCAAGTATGCCAATTTCCTTTGGAGCACCGGCGCCGAAGATACTTGCTTCCCTCTCAGTACATCCTACGATAACTACAACAAAGTTTTGtaa